In a genomic window of Halobiforma lacisalsi AJ5:
- a CDS encoding bacterio-opsin activator domain-containing protein, with protein MTGGTESLTAPLSETLAVFDGSGVPHTTTEVADRLDLGRRSTYSRLERLVDRGELETKKVGASARVWWRPRATADEANRGGERGREREGDRERRLERHREQLVALNNLNGIVQDVTEAVIERPTREEIERILCERLAAAESYEFAWVGDVDVGTQTVNMRAEADTDGYLEEVSISVDPDDEHGEGPTGRALRTEEPQTTQDIQNDPRYEPWRDVAEAYGFRSSAAIPIVHEDTVYGVLNVYADRPRAFEGDEGAVISQLGEIVGHAIVAAERKQALMADEVVELEFRIHDVYETLAVGAADEADRSDGFVALEHTLPIEDEEYLVYGTAATESTERLRGLVAELPHWTDVTFRAEDDGPVPFELRLSEPPVLSAVASVGGSVERAVFENGDFRMTLHLSPSVEVRTVIDAVQSTYPTAEMVARRQITRNEDEPEQVRQTVTTELTERQRTVLEAAYHAGLFEWPRNATGEEVADSLEIAAPTFHQHLRKAQGKVFDALL; from the coding sequence ATGACCGGCGGAACAGAATCGCTGACCGCCCCCCTGAGCGAGACGCTCGCCGTGTTCGATGGCAGCGGCGTGCCCCACACGACGACGGAAGTGGCCGACCGACTGGACCTCGGCCGGCGTAGCACTTACAGTCGGCTCGAGCGCCTGGTCGATCGCGGCGAACTCGAGACGAAGAAAGTCGGCGCGAGCGCGCGGGTGTGGTGGCGACCGCGGGCGACGGCGGACGAGGCGAACCGTGGAGGTGAGCGCGGACGGGAGCGGGAAGGGGACCGAGAGCGACGCCTCGAACGCCACCGCGAGCAACTGGTCGCGCTCAACAACCTCAACGGCATCGTGCAAGACGTCACGGAAGCGGTCATCGAGCGACCGACCCGGGAGGAGATCGAGCGGATCCTCTGTGAACGGCTCGCCGCGGCGGAGTCCTACGAATTCGCCTGGGTCGGCGACGTCGACGTCGGCACGCAGACCGTGAATATGCGAGCCGAGGCCGACACGGACGGCTACCTCGAGGAGGTCTCCATTTCGGTCGATCCGGACGACGAACACGGCGAAGGTCCGACGGGACGGGCGCTCCGAACCGAAGAACCCCAGACGACACAGGACATCCAGAACGACCCCCGCTACGAACCCTGGCGCGACGTCGCCGAAGCGTACGGCTTCCGCTCGTCGGCGGCGATCCCCATCGTCCACGAGGACACGGTCTACGGGGTGTTGAACGTCTATGCCGATCGCCCACGTGCCTTCGAGGGCGACGAAGGCGCGGTGATCAGCCAGCTAGGCGAGATCGTCGGCCACGCGATCGTCGCCGCCGAACGCAAGCAAGCGCTGATGGCCGACGAGGTCGTCGAACTCGAGTTCCGCATCCACGACGTGTACGAAACACTCGCGGTCGGCGCCGCCGATGAAGCGGACCGATCGGACGGGTTCGTCGCACTCGAGCATACGCTTCCCATCGAGGACGAGGAGTACCTCGTCTACGGGACCGCTGCCACGGAGTCGACCGAGCGGCTACGAGGGCTCGTCGCGGAGCTGCCCCACTGGACGGACGTGACGTTCCGGGCCGAGGACGACGGACCGGTCCCGTTCGAACTCCGGCTCTCCGAGCCGCCGGTGCTGTCGGCGGTCGCCTCGGTCGGGGGATCCGTCGAACGCGCGGTCTTCGAAAACGGGGACTTCCGGATGACGCTTCACCTCTCGCCCAGCGTCGAGGTCAGGACCGTCATCGACGCCGTTCAGTCGACGTATCCCACCGCGGAGATGGTCGCACGCCGACAGATCACGCGGAACGAGGACGAACCCGAGCAGGTCCGACAGACGGTGACGACGGAACTTACCGAGCGCCAGCGGACGGTCCTCGAGGCCGCGTATCATGCGGGCCTGTTCGAGTGGCCCCGGAACGCGACCGGCGAGGAGGTCGCCGACTCGCTCGAGATCGCCGCGCCGACGTTCCACCAGCACCTCCGGAAAGCCCAGGGGAAGGTGTTCGACGCGCTGCTGTAG
- a CDS encoding glutathione-independent formaldehyde dehydrogenase, whose protein sequence is MKAVVYQGEYDVAVEEVDEPEIEHPNDVIVDITTSCICGSDLHMYEGRTAAEPGIVFGHENMGVVSETGDAVSTLEEGDRVVMPFNVSCGFCQNCEEGYTGFCTNVNPGFAGGAYGYVAMGPYPGGQAEKLRVPYADHNALKLPEGRTHEDAFSLLADIFPTGWHGTRLANLQPGESIAVFGGGPVGLMAAYSAKLQGASEIYVVDQVPSRLELAQKHCDARTIDFREGDPVEQIIDEHGGEVDKGVDAVGYQATDPKDVDEDTEDYAYDPAKENPAVVINNLIRVVRPTGELGIPGLYVPEDPGAPDEMAAQGRLGIDFGKLFEKGQKLGTGQCNVKSYNRYLRDMIIEGRADPSWVVSHRVSLEEAPEMYEKFDEREEGVTKVLLEP, encoded by the coding sequence ATGAAAGCAGTGGTATACCAAGGCGAGTACGACGTCGCCGTCGAGGAAGTAGACGAACCGGAGATCGAACACCCGAACGACGTGATCGTCGACATCACGACGTCGTGTATCTGTGGGTCGGACCTGCACATGTACGAGGGGCGGACGGCCGCCGAGCCGGGGATCGTCTTCGGCCACGAGAACATGGGGGTCGTCTCAGAGACCGGCGACGCGGTCTCGACGCTCGAGGAGGGCGACCGCGTCGTCATGCCGTTCAACGTCTCCTGCGGGTTCTGTCAGAACTGTGAAGAGGGATACACCGGCTTCTGTACCAACGTCAACCCGGGGTTCGCCGGCGGCGCCTACGGCTACGTTGCGATGGGACCGTACCCGGGTGGACAGGCCGAGAAACTGCGCGTCCCGTACGCCGACCACAACGCACTGAAACTCCCGGAGGGACGGACCCACGAGGACGCATTCTCGCTGCTGGCGGACATCTTCCCGACGGGCTGGCACGGGACCCGGCTGGCGAACCTCCAGCCCGGCGAATCGATCGCCGTCTTCGGCGGCGGTCCAGTAGGGCTGATGGCGGCCTACAGCGCGAAGCTCCAGGGCGCCTCGGAGATCTACGTCGTCGACCAGGTACCGTCGCGACTCGAGCTGGCCCAGAAACACTGCGACGCGCGAACGATCGACTTCCGGGAGGGCGACCCCGTCGAGCAGATCATCGACGAACACGGCGGCGAGGTCGACAAGGGGGTCGACGCGGTCGGCTACCAGGCGACCGACCCGAAGGACGTCGACGAGGACACCGAAGACTACGCGTACGACCCCGCCAAGGAGAATCCGGCGGTGGTCATCAACAACCTCATCCGCGTGGTCCGGCCGACCGGCGAACTCGGGATCCCTGGGCTGTACGTCCCCGAGGACCCCGGCGCGCCGGACGAGATGGCCGCCCAGGGTCGACTGGGCATCGACTTCGGGAAACTCTTCGAGAAGGGCCAGAAGCTCGGCACCGGCCAGTGTAACGTCAAGTCGTACAATCGGTACCTCCGCGACATGATCATCGAGGGCCGTGCGGACCCGAGCTGGGTCGTCTCCCACCGGGTCAGTCTCGAGGAGGCCCCGGAGATGTACGAGAAGTTCGACGAGCGCGAGGAGGGCGTGACGAAAGTCCTGCTCGAGCCGTAA
- a CDS encoding CobW family GTP-binding protein, whose product MTRIPVTVVSGTLGAGKTTLVNHLLSNERGLEVAVIVNDMGEVNVDADLIARENEAEGIVDLSNGCICCRLQGDLLSEADRLARVRDFDYLLVEASGISEPIPIARVFTEGTEESSIDPTERFRLDTMVTVLDTYGFWKEFDAGESLPGDADSDPERPLGEVLVEGIEFCDVLLLNKCDMVPDDVLEEIEAVVAELQPTAERIRTTYSAVDPERVLDTGRFDFEAAKRSPGWKRRLAGHAHGEGRDHDHDHDHEPSPAERHGVTSFVYTADRPFHPERVGAWLEEWNGSIVRAKGVCDVAGRDEVIGLSQAGPSVQAGPIGEWAPEDDRRTRLVFIGRGMDEDGIREELDTCLTEPDGVPADAADPFPI is encoded by the coding sequence ATGACGCGAATTCCGGTGACGGTGGTCAGCGGTACCCTGGGGGCGGGGAAGACGACGCTCGTCAACCACCTGCTGTCGAACGAACGGGGACTCGAGGTCGCGGTGATCGTCAACGACATGGGCGAGGTGAACGTCGACGCGGATCTCATCGCCCGCGAGAACGAGGCGGAGGGGATCGTCGACCTCTCGAACGGCTGTATCTGCTGTCGGCTGCAGGGGGACCTCCTCTCCGAGGCCGACCGCCTCGCGCGGGTACGTGACTTCGACTACCTGCTGGTCGAGGCCTCGGGGATCAGCGAACCGATCCCGATCGCGCGGGTGTTCACGGAGGGGACCGAGGAGTCGTCGATCGACCCGACGGAGCGGTTCCGACTGGACACGATGGTGACCGTCCTCGACACCTACGGCTTCTGGAAGGAGTTCGACGCGGGGGAGTCGCTTCCGGGGGACGCCGACTCCGATCCCGAACGTCCGCTCGGCGAGGTGCTCGTCGAGGGAATCGAGTTCTGCGACGTGTTGCTGCTGAACAAGTGCGACATGGTGCCCGACGACGTCCTCGAGGAGATCGAGGCGGTCGTGGCCGAACTCCAGCCGACCGCCGAGCGGATCCGCACGACGTACTCGGCCGTCGACCCCGAGCGCGTGCTGGATACGGGGCGGTTCGACTTCGAGGCGGCGAAGCGTTCGCCGGGCTGGAAGCGCCGCCTCGCGGGGCATGCTCACGGTGAGGGACGTGATCACGACCACGACCACGACCACGAACCGTCCCCCGCGGAACGCCACGGCGTGACCTCGTTCGTCTACACCGCCGACCGGCCCTTCCACCCCGAGCGAGTCGGTGCCTGGCTCGAGGAGTGGAACGGCTCGATCGTCCGCGCGAAGGGGGTCTGCGACGTCGCCGGGCGGGACGAGGTGATCGGGCTCAGCCAGGCCGGCCCGTCGGTGCAGGCCGGCCCGATCGGCGAGTGGGCGCCGGAGGACGACCGCCGGACGCGGCTGGTCTTCATCGGTCGCGGCATGGATGAGGACGGGATCCGCGAGGAACTGGACACGTGCCTGACCGAGCCCGACGGGGTACCGGCGGACGCGGCCGACCCGTTCCCAATCTGA
- a CDS encoding enolase-like domain-containing protein yields the protein MTDDRLAELPVEIDAVSTERLERDTSSDFTRATTEVHLEGPSDGVQATGIGEDVTYETADHDRLAETGLPESELCGEYTLASFSETVADLDLFPGKAPDREVFRNYRRWAVESAALDLACRQAGTDVATVLDRSLEPVSFVASTRLGDPPTTDRLERLRERVPDLQFKLDPTPEWDRDLVAAIDDAVGAENVRILDLKGQYEGTDVDVPADPDLYELVLEAFPNAVVEDPALTGETEPLFEDPGVRERVSWDAPIHGLEDVRNLPWEPEWLNVKPSRFGSLESLLETIEYCRDRDVSLYGGGQFELGVGRGQIQTLAALFYPDGPNDVAPGVYNDPAVADDLPTSPLATPADPTGFRWE from the coding sequence ATGACCGACGATCGACTCGCGGAACTCCCGGTCGAGATCGACGCCGTCTCGACGGAGCGACTCGAGCGCGACACCTCGAGTGACTTCACGCGGGCAACGACGGAAGTACATCTCGAAGGACCGTCTGACGGGGTGCAGGCGACGGGAATCGGCGAGGACGTTACCTACGAGACGGCGGATCACGACCGACTCGCCGAGACCGGACTCCCGGAGAGCGAACTGTGCGGGGAGTACACTCTCGCGTCCTTTTCCGAAACCGTCGCCGACCTCGATCTCTTTCCCGGGAAGGCGCCCGACCGCGAGGTGTTCCGGAACTACCGGCGGTGGGCCGTCGAGAGCGCGGCCCTGGACCTGGCCTGTCGGCAGGCCGGAACCGACGTCGCGACCGTGCTGGACCGATCGCTCGAGCCGGTGTCGTTCGTCGCGAGCACCAGGCTCGGCGACCCGCCGACGACCGACCGGCTCGAGCGGTTGCGCGAGCGGGTACCGGACCTCCAGTTCAAACTCGACCCGACGCCGGAGTGGGATCGAGACCTCGTCGCGGCGATCGACGACGCCGTCGGGGCCGAGAACGTCCGTATCCTCGATCTGAAGGGACAGTACGAGGGGACCGACGTCGACGTACCGGCCGACCCCGATCTGTACGAACTCGTCCTCGAGGCGTTCCCGAACGCCGTCGTCGAGGACCCGGCGCTGACCGGGGAGACGGAACCGCTGTTCGAAGACCCCGGCGTCCGCGAGCGGGTCTCCTGGGACGCGCCGATCCACGGCCTCGAGGACGTCCGGAACCTGCCGTGGGAGCCCGAGTGGCTAAACGTCAAACCCTCGCGGTTCGGCTCGCTCGAGTCGTTGCTCGAGACGATCGAATACTGCCGGGATCGGGACGTCTCCCTGTACGGCGGCGGCCAGTTCGAACTCGGCGTCGGTCGCGGCCAGATCCAGACACTGGCCGCGCTGTTCTACCCCGACGGACCCAACGACGTCGCACCCGGCGTCTACAACGACCCCGCGGTCGCGGACGACCTGCCGACGAGCCCGCTCGCGACGCCGGCCGACCCAACTGGGTTCCGCTGGGAGTGA
- the speB gene encoding agmatinase, with protein sequence MFPGATDERGGSDTAGDAADRGDVNFVVVGAPLDATTTFQPGTRFGPRRIRTFAETFDDYDRRTDQYFSDLGVADHGDVRAWDDVSDYLEWLEGTLRDIVWDDAVPLLLGGEHTVSLAGVRAVEPEVFVCLDAHLDLRDDYDGNDLSHACVTRRILEEESVEEAIVLGARTGSEAEWDRADADDVTVVPPEDVADFTFGDRLEDREVYLSVDIDGADPAYAPGTGTMEPFGLEPREMRDVVREVAPRATGFDVVEVNDRDEGQAASLAGKLLREYVYANAAAAGASDDE encoded by the coding sequence ATGTTTCCCGGGGCGACTGACGAACGCGGGGGGAGCGACACGGCAGGCGACGCTGCCGACCGTGGAGACGTGAACTTCGTGGTCGTCGGTGCGCCCCTGGACGCCACGACGACCTTTCAGCCGGGGACCCGCTTCGGTCCCCGACGCATCCGCACGTTCGCGGAGACGTTCGACGATTACGACCGGCGAACGGACCAGTACTTTTCCGACCTCGGCGTCGCCGATCACGGCGACGTCCGTGCGTGGGACGACGTTTCCGACTACCTCGAGTGGCTCGAGGGAACCCTGCGCGATATCGTCTGGGACGACGCCGTCCCCCTGCTTTTGGGCGGCGAACACACCGTCTCGCTGGCGGGCGTTCGCGCGGTCGAACCCGAGGTGTTCGTCTGTCTCGACGCCCACCTCGACCTGCGCGACGACTACGACGGGAACGACCTCTCGCATGCCTGCGTGACCCGCCGGATCCTCGAGGAGGAGTCCGTCGAGGAAGCGATCGTGCTGGGCGCACGGACGGGCAGCGAAGCCGAGTGGGACCGGGCCGACGCCGACGACGTTACCGTGGTCCCGCCCGAAGACGTCGCTGACTTCACGTTCGGCGACCGACTCGAGGACCGCGAGGTCTACCTGAGCGTCGATATCGACGGCGCGGACCCGGCCTACGCGCCCGGCACCGGGACGATGGAGCCGTTCGGGCTCGAACCCCGCGAGATGCGCGACGTGGTTCGCGAGGTCGCACCCCGGGCGACCGGGTTCGACGTCGTGGAGGTCAACGACCGCGACGAGGGACAGGCCGCATCGCTCGCGGGCAAGCTCCTCCGGGAGTACGTCTACGCGAACGCGGCCGCTGCTGGGGCTTCGGACGACGAGTAA
- a CDS encoding Hsp20/alpha crystallin family protein, translating into MSALRDALRDLSEDVFFDLLESDDAYLLVVDVPGVTAESIDLTIEDGTLSIDARRVKDRDVPDEYQYIEENRSLFFDVTLPIPKDAIPGNAETAVERGVLELTLPKRGGGETKIEVVDDADVDSSATGARDEGGDEGNGGATQDADMDADGGTETDNSDETTDDAEPR; encoded by the coding sequence ATGTCAGCGCTCCGCGACGCGTTGCGGGACCTCTCCGAGGACGTTTTCTTCGATCTGCTCGAGAGCGACGACGCCTATCTGCTCGTCGTGGACGTGCCGGGAGTGACCGCCGAATCGATCGACCTCACCATCGAGGATGGGACCCTGTCGATCGACGCCAGGCGCGTGAAAGACCGGGACGTCCCCGACGAGTACCAGTACATCGAGGAGAACCGGTCGCTGTTTTTCGACGTCACCCTTCCGATCCCCAAGGACGCGATTCCGGGGAACGCGGAGACGGCAGTCGAGCGGGGCGTCCTCGAGTTGACGCTGCCGAAACGCGGCGGCGGAGAGACGAAGATCGAAGTGGTCGACGATGCCGACGTCGATTCGTCGGCGACAGGTGCCCGTGACGAGGGGGGCGACGAGGGGAACGGAGGCGCGACGCAGGACGCGGATATGGACGCCGACGGGGGGACGGAGACGGACAACTCCGACGAGACGACCGACGACGCCGAACCGAGGTGA
- a CDS encoding aminotransferase class I/II-fold pyridoxal phosphate-dependent enzyme → MQIDEFDLERWFAEYEHEADIMLAESGVRSLPADRFDTDPGKLGYVIPTDGDPDLRAEIGRRYDRGTEEVVCTSGAQEANFLAFFSVLGGESPPGLETSSAPGSDAHAVVVTPTYQALHAVPDSLGDVTRVPLEPPTWELDPDAVADAIRPETRLIVLNNPNNPTGRYHPLETVEALYDLAADNDAYLLCDEVYRLLAEDPLPPVASMGPHGLSTASLSKSYGLAGLRFGWLAGDRAVVDAACRWKDYTTISPGLFGQHVARQAIAESDAILAENRELVARNHEITAEFLERHGLEWYDPVGVNGFVTVPDGFENGKAFCRTVLEEESVVLAPGEFFGHPDRFRIGFGLPTDELEEGLERVERVLSDG, encoded by the coding sequence ATGCAGATCGACGAGTTCGACCTCGAGCGGTGGTTCGCGGAGTACGAACACGAGGCCGACATCATGCTGGCCGAGAGCGGCGTTCGTAGCCTCCCCGCGGATCGGTTCGACACCGATCCCGGCAAACTGGGGTACGTGATCCCGACGGACGGCGACCCGGATCTCCGGGCCGAAATCGGCCGGCGGTACGACCGCGGGACCGAGGAGGTCGTCTGTACCAGCGGCGCCCAGGAGGCGAACTTCCTCGCCTTCTTCTCCGTGCTCGGCGGCGAGTCGCCGCCCGGCCTCGAGACCTCGAGTGCGCCCGGGAGCGACGCCCACGCGGTCGTCGTCACCCCGACCTACCAGGCACTACACGCCGTTCCCGACTCCCTCGGGGACGTGACGCGGGTCCCGCTCGAGCCGCCGACCTGGGAGCTCGACCCCGATGCGGTCGCCGACGCTATCCGGCCCGAAACGCGGCTGATCGTCCTGAACAACCCGAACAACCCGACGGGACGGTACCACCCGCTCGAGACGGTCGAGGCGCTGTACGACCTCGCCGCGGACAACGACGCGTACCTGCTCTGTGACGAGGTGTATCGTCTCCTCGCCGAGGATCCCCTGCCGCCGGTCGCGAGCATGGGTCCTCACGGGCTCTCGACGGCCAGTCTCTCGAAATCGTACGGTCTGGCGGGGCTGCGCTTCGGCTGGCTCGCCGGTGATCGGGCGGTCGTCGACGCCGCCTGTCGGTGGAAGGACTACACGACCATCTCGCCCGGGCTCTTCGGCCAGCACGTCGCGAGACAGGCCATAGCGGAGAGCGACGCGATCCTCGCGGAGAACCGCGAACTCGTCGCGCGGAACCACGAGATCACGGCCGAGTTCCTCGAGCGTCACGGTCTCGAGTGGTACGACCCCGTCGGCGTCAACGGGTTCGTGACGGTGCCGGACGGCTTCGAGAACGGCAAGGCGTTCTGTCGGACCGTCCTCGAGGAGGAGAGCGTCGTCCTCGCGCCCGGCGAGTTCTTCGGCCACCCCGATCGGTTCCGGATCGGGTTCGGTCTTCCCACCGACGAACTCGAGGAGGGACTCGAGCGAGTCGAGCGCGTGCTCTCGGACGGGTAG
- a CDS encoding translation initiation factor IF-5A has translation MAKQQTEVRDLQEGSYVMIDDAPCKINSYSTAKPGKHGSAKARIEAEGVFDGKKRSLSQPVDAKIWVPIIERKQGQVVSVDGDDMQIMDLETYETITMRVPEDADPSPDENIEYLEMEDQRKIV, from the coding sequence ATGGCGAAACAGCAAACCGAAGTTCGCGATCTCCAGGAAGGCAGCTACGTGATGATCGACGACGCGCCATGTAAGATCAACTCCTACTCCACGGCAAAGCCCGGCAAACACGGCAGTGCCAAGGCCCGTATCGAGGCCGAAGGCGTCTTCGACGGGAAGAAGCGCTCGCTCTCCCAGCCCGTCGACGCGAAGATCTGGGTCCCGATCATCGAGCGCAAACAGGGCCAGGTCGTCTCCGTCGACGGCGACGACATGCAGATCATGGACCTCGAGACCTACGAGACGATCACGATGCGCGTTCCCGAGGACGCCGACCCCTCGCCGGACGAGAACATCGAGTACCTCGAGATGGAAGACCAGCGAAAGATCGTCTAA
- a CDS encoding ABC1 kinase family protein, translating into MLAYARDRRRFLLFGRPRRVSSETHRHRAEVLLESLLTLGPTFIKLGQLLSTRPDVLPPEYIDVLSSLQDDVPPAGWDGAKRVLEAEIGPVDERFAAFDTDPISGASLGQVYRARIDDDDGTRDVAVKIRRPGVEELVQADLRVIHWSLPVLLYFVDDARSFSLENLADEFSKTIREEMDYEREAEMLREIQASIGTDDRYVIPDVVEGHSGPRVLTMEYVGGTKINDVEELDRKGIDRSRIAEDLQWAYMRMIIDDGVFHADPHPGNLAVTDEGQIVFYDFGMSGRVDEFVQDKIVEFYIAVANQDIDAILDALIEIGTLSPEADRAVMAEVMELAIQDARGEDIEQYRVQQIIGQVEDSIYEFPLRLPKNLALVLRVATVVEGVCVTLDPEFDFISTATDYLVEQGYREESIRQYLSESGQQVRRSAESLTRIAPKTERALDRLDRDDLYVRIGVEDSKNVFENLAKRLIYGMLLTMGLFSTGVLYALEAPEGSIVAAAFSAVVLIQLYRSFRTQRALAARPQFTRQNLRQRRREE; encoded by the coding sequence TTGCTCGCCTACGCCCGCGACCGTCGTCGGTTCCTCCTGTTCGGACGGCCCAGGCGGGTCAGTTCCGAGACGCATCGTCACCGGGCGGAGGTGTTGCTCGAGTCCCTGCTCACGCTCGGGCCGACGTTCATCAAACTCGGCCAGCTCCTGTCGACCCGGCCCGACGTCCTGCCGCCCGAGTACATCGACGTCCTCTCGTCGCTGCAGGACGACGTCCCGCCGGCCGGCTGGGACGGTGCGAAACGCGTCCTCGAGGCCGAAATCGGGCCGGTCGACGAACGGTTCGCCGCCTTCGATACGGACCCGATCAGCGGCGCGAGTCTCGGACAGGTCTACCGGGCCCGGATCGACGACGATGACGGAACCCGTGACGTCGCCGTCAAGATCCGCCGTCCCGGCGTCGAGGAACTGGTGCAGGCGGACCTGCGGGTGATCCACTGGTCGCTGCCGGTCCTGCTGTACTTCGTCGACGACGCCCGTTCGTTCTCGCTCGAGAACCTCGCGGACGAGTTCTCGAAGACGATCCGTGAGGAGATGGACTACGAGCGCGAGGCGGAGATGCTCCGGGAGATCCAGGCCAGCATCGGGACCGACGACCGCTACGTCATTCCGGACGTGGTCGAGGGCCATTCCGGGCCGCGCGTGCTCACGATGGAGTACGTCGGGGGCACCAAGATCAACGACGTCGAGGAACTCGACCGCAAAGGGATCGACCGCAGCCGAATCGCGGAGGACCTCCAGTGGGCCTACATGCGGATGATCATCGACGATGGCGTCTTCCACGCCGATCCCCACCCCGGGAACCTGGCCGTGACCGACGAGGGGCAGATCGTCTTCTACGACTTCGGGATGTCGGGCCGGGTCGACGAGTTCGTCCAGGACAAGATCGTCGAGTTCTACATCGCGGTCGCGAACCAGGACATCGACGCCATCCTCGACGCCCTCATCGAGATCGGGACGCTCTCGCCGGAGGCCGACCGGGCGGTGATGGCCGAAGTGATGGAACTGGCGATTCAGGACGCCCGCGGCGAGGACATCGAGCAGTACCGCGTCCAGCAGATCATCGGGCAGGTTGAGGACTCGATCTACGAGTTCCCCCTGCGACTGCCGAAGAACCTCGCGCTCGTGTTGCGGGTCGCGACGGTCGTCGAGGGCGTCTGCGTGACGCTCGATCCCGAGTTCGACTTCATCTCGACGGCGACCGACTACCTGGTCGAGCAGGGGTACCGCGAGGAGTCGATCCGGCAGTACCTCTCGGAGTCCGGCCAGCAGGTCCGGCGGTCGGCCGAATCGCTGACCCGGATCGCCCCGAAGACCGAACGCGCGCTCGACCGACTCGATCGGGACGACCTCTACGTCCGAATCGGCGTCGAGGACTCGAAAAACGTCTTCGAGAACCTGGCGAAACGGCTCATCTACGGGATGTTGCTCACCATGGGGCTGTTCTCGACCGGCGTGCTGTACGCCCTCGAGGCCCCGGAGGGCTCGATCGTGGCGGCCGCGTTCTCGGCCGTCGTGTTGATCCAGCTCTACCGGTCGTTCCGGACCCAGCGCGCGCTCGCCGCCCGTCCGCAGTTCACGCGCCAGAACCTCCGGCAGCGACGCCGTGAGGAGTGA
- a CDS encoding PQQ-binding-like beta-propeller repeat protein — protein MPSRRALLATCASTGASAVLAGCSDLRGGSEPDVDAAWPQRGRDGTRTGTRSSGPAPPLTDAWTYDGDAGFGGIDCSPVLADGRVYLAYTADRSDERAAVVDAIDAATGERRWSTTAATTAEPIQRTHAYADSLAVAGDAVLLQTATGLVALEVEDGSERWHVDNVGDGQLGSTPVHPGVGDGVVFAGYYRHGRSESRPLIYAIDLEEGAERFRFEIDWDERLVYAPAVRDGVVYAAVAGGGVKAIDAADGTERWSERLPVYGVPAVTGESVFVGVDGDPSGVVALSTDTGERRWSRTDGSESTVPFGVAVADGTVYYAAMDRLVARDAATGERRWTTGGQGSERIFYGAPVVGGDYLYGTGSSLFAADRATGELQWQGPDGWTVGSPALADDLLYVSLEHGTLAALSECRTELFGRCLR, from the coding sequence ATGCCCTCCAGACGTGCCCTGCTGGCGACCTGCGCGAGCACCGGTGCGAGCGCGGTCCTCGCCGGCTGTAGCGACCTCCGCGGCGGATCGGAGCCGGACGTCGACGCCGCGTGGCCCCAGCGTGGCCGGGACGGCACACGAACCGGCACTCGGTCGAGCGGTCCCGCACCGCCGCTTACCGACGCGTGGACCTACGACGGCGACGCGGGCTTCGGCGGTATCGACTGTTCGCCGGTCCTCGCCGACGGGCGCGTGTACCTCGCTTACACGGCGGATAGAAGCGACGAGCGCGCCGCCGTCGTCGACGCGATCGACGCGGCGACCGGCGAGCGCCGGTGGTCGACGACCGCCGCCACGACCGCCGAACCGATCCAGCGAACCCACGCCTACGCGGACTCGCTTGCGGTCGCCGGCGACGCCGTCTTGCTCCAGACCGCGACCGGGCTCGTCGCCCTCGAGGTCGAGGACGGAAGCGAGCGCTGGCACGTCGACAACGTCGGCGACGGACAGCTCGGCTCGACGCCCGTCCACCCCGGCGTCGGCGACGGGGTCGTCTTCGCCGGCTACTACCGCCACGGGCGATCCGAGAGCCGGCCCCTGATCTACGCGATCGACCTCGAGGAGGGGGCCGAACGCTTCCGCTTCGAAATCGACTGGGACGAACGGCTCGTCTACGCGCCTGCCGTCCGGGACGGAGTCGTCTACGCGGCAGTCGCCGGCGGCGGAGTGAAAGCGATCGACGCCGCCGACGGGACCGAACGCTGGAGCGAGCGTCTTCCCGTCTACGGCGTCCCCGCGGTCACCGGGGAGTCCGTATTCGTCGGCGTGGACGGCGATCCGAGCGGCGTCGTCGCCCTGTCGACCGACACGGGCGAGCGCCGGTGGTCGCGGACGGACGGCTCGGAATCGACCGTCCCGTTCGGGGTCGCCGTCGCCGACGGGACGGTCTACTACGCGGCGATGGATCGGCTCGTCGCTCGAGACGCGGCAACCGGCGAGCGACGCTGGACGACCGGCGGCCAGGGGTCGGAACGAATCTTCTACGGGGCACCGGTCGTCGGCGGCGATTACCTGTACGGGACCGGCAGTTCCCTGTTCGCCGCCGACAGGGCGACGGGCGAACTCCAGTGGCAGGGACCGGACGGCTGGACGGTCGGTTCGCCGGCGCTCGCGGACGACCTGCTCTACGTCTCGCTCGAGCACGGCACGCTCGCGGCGCTTTCCGAGTGCCGGACCGAACTGTTCGGCCGCTGTCTCCGCTGA